The following is a genomic window from Ignavibacteria bacterium.
TTTTAAGACTTAGACATTTTCTTCTTCTCTAATTCTTTCTTATACACTTTCCTAAATTCCATCACTTCTTTAATAGTTCTAATTATAACAGAAGGTCTTGCTCCTGTTGATATACCATCAAGGCGAGGCAAATGTTCAACCCCCATTTCAGTAACACGGTAATCCAGCAAATTCGCTTTCAGCATAATCTCCGCATCAATAAAAGCATCGATCGAATCAATGTTTATTTTTTTGAAAAGGTCAGCTTTGAAAAGCTTAAAAGCGCAATCTATATCCCAGTAATGAATATCAAACAACAATCTCAATAAATAATTATAACACAACGATGTAAATTTCCTGTAGAGAGAGTATTGTTTGTGTTTTCTGTAACCCACAATAATATCCGTGAACGGAATCAATGCAACAAATTTTTTCAACTCATCCAAGTCAAACTGATTGTCACCATCCGAATAAAAAACATAATCCATTTTTGCATTTAAAAAACCATCCTTTAGAGTTGCGCCGTAACCCATATTTTTCTTATGATGGATTACTTTGACCTTCTCATATTTTACAGCAAGCTCATCTGCAACTTCCCCGGTTTTGTCAGGACTTCCGTCTTCGATGATAATCACTTCATAGTCTTTCAGTTTCAATGATTCAAGAACCTCAACGGCTTTAGAAACGACTTTACCGATATTTCCTTCATCATAATACGCAGGGAAAAATGCAGTAATGGAGATTTTTGAAGTATCTAAGATTGGAGAGCTTTGCATCAAATAAACATTAACTATTATTCACAAAAAAATTATAAGTATTTTTTATTCCTGTCTCAATTGAAGTCTGAGGTTTCCAGTTATAAGCTTTTTTGATGAGTGAGATATCGAGAATATTCACCGGCACATCAATGACTCTTCCCTCTTCATATTTTACTTTAATTTTTTTCCCTGAAATCTTTTTCATGAAGTTCAGTAATTGCTTCAGACTGTACCCTTTGCCTGAACCAACATTAAAAATTTTAAGCTTATTATCAATATCGATTCCTTTTGCTATCGCCTCAACAGCATCCTTAATGTAAATATAATCACGAATAACGCTTCCGTCTCCCCAGATTTCTATTTGCTGATTATGAATTATCTTATGCAAAAAAACTGCAATAGCTCCCTGAGCAACAAGCGGGTTTTGCCTTTCTCCATAAGGGTTTGCAAGACGAAAGACAGTATAATCAAGTCCGTAAAGCTTGTTGAACATAAACAAATAATCTTCAATCGTATTTTTTATTATCGCATATGAAACAATCGGATGACGCGGATGATTTTCGTTCACAGGCAAATATTGCGGGTCGCCGTAAACTGTTCCTCCCGAAGAAACAAAGATTACTTTTTCAATTTTGTTTGCAACGCACTCTTCAAGCAAGCGCAAGGAAGAAACAAGGTTAGTCTCTGCATCATAAATCGGGTTTGTGTTTGAACTCGCGGGTAAAGTAGAGCTCACAAGATGAAAAACATAATCAATGTTTTTTAAAGAATTTTTTATGTCAATCTCGTTATTAAAATCACCTTCGATTATTTTAACTTTTTTCCCTAAATGAGAAATATTATTTCTCGAAAAATTCAGCTTGTCAAAAATAGTAACACTATGCCCTTTCTCGATAAGCGCATCTGCAAGATGTGAGCCGATAAATCCGCCGCCGCCGTATATTATGCACCTTTTATTTTTTTTCAAAGACATATGCTATAAATCTTCTATCCGCAGCAGGAAATTGTTTTAACAAAACATAATCAGGATTATTCTGGAATGTTTCGATGTTGACGTCACTTCCCCACTCAGGTCTGTATCCGTAATGATTTTCCCAAACGATTATGGAACCGCTTGGCAGTTCATCCAAGCTCTTTTTGTTAATCGAACTGAAACTGTTCGGATTAAACTTTAACTGTGATGAATAAAATTGAAGAATTGAATGATTAGATAAAATCTTTTTTGACTTTGCATCAGGCAGCGTGTTAATAAATTCAGAAACTTCTTTGACCGAAACATTTTCAGCGGATAATTTTTTAGGTTGAAAAATTAACAGCAAAGAAATTAATGCCAACACAAGGTAACTCAATGACAAATTATTCAGATACTTTACTTTTGACTTATTTGAAAACATGAACGCTAATGCAATCAAAGCAACAGTTATCAACAAATTTGAATAACTGCTTTCATCAGTCAGCACAAACCCATCCGTTGCTTTAGACAAGAACATCAGCACAATAAAAGCAAAAATTCCGGCAATGATTATTCCTATTTTTTTGAAATTTTCAATTACAAGATTGTTCAATCCAAGCGTTGCAAAAACCGCACAAATAGGCGAAATATGTAATAAATAACGCCAGTTCCCCGGGTTTGGTCCATCATTTATCATCGTCAGCATCTGCACAACAAATATAGAGATGAATGTAATATACAGCAGCAAATATTTTTTTATGTATGCCGAATAATTATTTTTATTCTGAAAAAATCCAAAAAACCCCAAAAGAAATAACGTCAAGCTCACAGGACCGACAATGTAAATATAAACAGCAAAGTAATGCATCAATCCTTGCGACTTGTAATTCAACCCTGCTACTTTCTGCATCTCGGTCAGCACAAACAATATATCACCTGTCTTTATAAACCCTAATAGGTTGTATAAAACCGGAAATACCGCCAAGCAAATAGCAGCAATAAATTTTTTATCTTTAATGAACAGAATAAAAAATACAATGATTAATAACGCAAGTTCTTGTCTGATTGTAAATACATATCCCATCAGTAATGCGCTCAACACAAAATTCTTTCTCAGATAAAGCATCAGCACAGATACAAGACACAACGCAGTAAAAATTTCAGAATACGATCTGAATGATAAATCAAAAAATAACGGCTG
Proteins encoded in this region:
- a CDS encoding NAD-dependent epimerase/dehydratase family protein gives rise to the protein MKKNKRCIIYGGGGFIGSHLADALIEKGHSVTIFDKLNFSRNNISHLGKKVKIIEGDFNNEIDIKNSLKNIDYVFHLVSSTLPASSNTNPIYDAETNLVSSLRLLEECVANKIEKVIFVSSGGTVYGDPQYLPVNENHPRHPIVSYAIIKNTIEDYLFMFNKLYGLDYTVFRLANPYGERQNPLVAQGAIAVFLHKIIHNQQIEIWGDGSVIRDYIYIKDAVEAIAKGIDIDNKLKIFNVGSGKGYSLKQLLNFMKKISGKKIKVKYEEGRVIDVPVNILDISLIKKAYNWKPQTSIETGIKNTYNFFVNNS
- a CDS encoding glycosyltransferase family 2 protein, whose product is MQSSPILDTSKISITAFFPAYYDEGNIGKVVSKAVEVLESLKLKDYEVIIIEDGSPDKTGEVADELAVKYEKVKVIHHKKNMGYGATLKDGFLNAKMDYVFYSDGDNQFDLDELKKFVALIPFTDIIVGYRKHKQYSLYRKFTSLCYNYLLRLLFDIHYWDIDCAFKLFKADLFKKINIDSIDAFIDAEIMLKANLLDYRVTEMGVEHLPRLDGISTGARPSVIIRTIKEVMEFRKVYKKELEKKKMSKS